A genomic segment from Antedon mediterranea chromosome 6, ecAntMedi1.1, whole genome shotgun sequence encodes:
- the LOC140051636 gene encoding very low-density lipoprotein receptor-like isoform X2, which produces MSTKEYLLFVSILVCVGSLSTNKHTDKEVPNTRVERGILSHRIPRVIPGRRKLPFLFKNTCSATEFTCSNQECIPSRWQCDGDPDCNDQSDENSKICQARTCRPDQFSCGEGSICIPATWQCDRDPDCDNGADEANCDAVTCTADEFTCSNGKCITNRWVCDLDDDCGDNSDELSCPPITCAPNEFMCNNSHCIPERWKCDADYDCPDLSDESSDQCTPTPHHSHCSNREFECNNGECIHTSWKCDGGRDCTDGSDESGCPVVTCYETQFTCTNGECIDGIRECDGHADCTDNSDEHVLCPTAPKECNTNDDFRCNNGKCINAAKTCNGQPDCGDGSDEDPSKCNVDECSTNTHNCSNSAICHDLNIGFYCSCSSGFKLNEVNQCIDIDECKQFNPKVCSQECTNLNGGYKCFCKPGYFLEHDSYCRAIGPDPLVIFANRVDLREYDPRKKEYRMIVDHQRSAVALDYDIKNEQVYWTDVNLEQIFRTNINGSGEPEPVITVANTPDGICIDWVYRNMYWTDAGTNTIEVASLEDPSKRAILISENLDEPRAITIDPRVGYMFWSDWGQAAKIERAGMNGQHRVTLIDTDIDWPNGLASDLVQDLLFWVDAKRHTLNSMDYNGQARRIILQSDTILPHPFAITVFEDYVYWTDWQKESIIRANKFNGGNRTTLVERLYSPMDIQIYHPQKQIDGIVNLCEGHNGGCSDLCVAAPKISDGSAKYSCLCPSNSSLTSDLRTCHGSEKNPLTPPPVTTSVPSITTLSNNIDNKVTNKNNNHENEVPNNDALDQGRHTAPSVIISGVVGGLVFIIIVVIIIAFVGWRYLSSKNRRKSMNFDNPVYRKTTEDDQQLFLHHPEKYEHNPGQYLPIKTMA; this is translated from the exons ATGTCTACCAAGGAATACTTGTTATTTGTGTCAATTTTAGTTTGTGTTGGTAGTCTTAGCACCAATAAACATACCGACAAAGAAGTGCCTAATACTAGAGTTGAGCGAGGAATTTTGTCTCATCGTATTCCCCGTGTAATTCCAGGCAGAAGGAAACTTCCATTTTTAT TTAAAAATACATGCAGTGCGACAGAGTTTACTTGTAGCAATCAGGAATGTATTCCAAGCAGATGGCAATGTGATGGAGACCCTGACTGCAATGACCAGTCTGATGAAAATTCCAAAATATGTC AAGCAAGAACTTGTAGACCAGACCAATTTAGTTGTGGGGAAGGTAGCATTTGTATTCCTGCAACATGGCAATGTGATCGTGACCCAGATTGTGACAATGGTGCCGATGAAGCTAACTGTG atgCTGTAACATGTACTGCTGATGAATTCACCTGTTCAAATGGAAAATGTATCACAAATCGTTGGGTGTGTGACCTAGACGATGATTGTGGTGATAACAGCGATGAACTGTCTTGCCCTCCAATCACATGTGCCCCCAATGAATTCATGTGCAATAACTCCCATTGCATTCCTGAACGATGGAAGTGTGATGCAGACTATGATTGTCCTGACCTGTCTGATGAATCCAGCGACCAATGTACCCCAACGCCACACCACAGCCATTGTTCAAATCGCGAGTTTGAATGTAATAATGGGGAATGCATTCACACAAGTTGGAAATGCGATGGAGGACGTGACTGCACCGACGGTTCTGATGAAAGTGGATGTC CTGTGGTCACCTGTTATGAAACACAGTTTACCTGTACTAATGGAGAATGTATTGATGGAATCCGTGAATGTGATGGACATGCTGATTGCACAGACAATTCAGATGAACATGTTTTATGTCCTACTG CTCCTAAAGAATGCAATACAAATGATGATTTCCGTTGCAACAATGGCAAATGTATAAATGCGGCCAAGACTTGCAATGGTCAGCCAGACTGTGGCGATGGATCAGATGAAGATCCCTCTAAGTGTA atgTTGATGAATGTAGCACAAATACACACAACTGTAGCAACAGTGCCATTTGCCATGACTTAAACATTGGCTTTTACTGTTCCTGCTCTTCTGGTTTTAAGTTGAATGAGGTGAACCAGTGCatagatattgatgaatgtaaGCAATTTAATCCAAAGGTTTGCAGCCAAGAATGCACTAACCTTAATGGTGGCTATAAATGTTTCTGCAAGCCAGGTTATTTTCTTGAACACGATTCATACTGCCGAGCAATCGGTCCTGACCCACTGGTCATCTTTGCAAACCGTGTTGATTTACGTGAATATGACCCGAGAAAGAAGGAATACAGAATGATTGTGGACCATCAGAGAAGTGCCGTTGCTCTTGATTATGACATAAAGAATGAACAAGTTTACTGGACCGACGTGAACCTTGAACAGATCTTCCGTACCAACATCAATGGCAGCGGTGAACCTGAACCTGTTATCACTGTAGCCAACACACCAGATGGCATCTGTATTGACTGGGTATACCGAAATATGTATTGGACAGATGCTGGTACCAACACCATTGAAGTAGCAAGTCTTGAAGATCCCAGCAAACGTGCCATTCTGATTTCTGAAAATCTAGATGAGCCTAGAGCTATCACTATTGACCCAAGAGTAGG GTACATGTTCTGGTCTGATTGGGGACAAGCAGCAAAGATTGAACGAGCAGGAATGAATGGACAACACAGGGTAACTCTTATTGACACAGACATCGACTGGCCGAATGGTCTTGCTTCTGATCTTGTACAAGATCTTCTCTTCTGGGTTGATGCTAAAAGACATACACTAAACAGTATGGACTACAATGGCCAAGCAAGACGCATCATCCTTCAATCCGATACTATTCTACCGCATCCATTTGCAATTACTGTATTTGAAGACTATGTCTACTGGACTGATTGGCAGAAGGAGAGCATTATTAGAGCTAATAAATTCAATGGTGGAAACCGAACGACTCTTGTTGAAAGGCTCTACTCACCAATGGATATCCAGATATATCATCCACAAAAACAAATAGATG gTATTGTTAACTTATGTGAAGGACATAATGGTGGATGTTCTGACCTCTGTGTAGCTGCTCCTAAAATCAGCGATGGTTCGGCTAAATATTCATGTCTTTGTCCTTCTAACTCTTCACTCACATCTGATCTTCGAACATGTCATGGCTCTGAAAAGAATCCATTAACACCACCACCTGTTACCACAAGTGTGCCATCTATTACCACACTGAGCAACAACATTGACAACAAAGTAACCAATAAAAACAACAACCATGAAAATGAGGTGCCCAATAATGATGCATTAGACCAGGGACGACATACAGCTCCATCCGTCATTATAAGTGGAGTGGTTGGCGGTCTGGTTTTCATCATTATAGTTGTCATCATTATAGCTTTTGTAGGGTGGAG GTATTTAAGCTCTAAGAATAGAAGAAAGTCAATGAACTTTGATAATCCAGTATACAGAAAAACAACTGAAGATGATCAACAACTATTTTTACACCATCCAGAAAAATATGAACACAATCCTGGCCAATATTTACCT ATAAAAACAATGGCATAA
- the LOC140051636 gene encoding very low-density lipoprotein receptor-like isoform X1, whose translation MVSSLRLNVLLLFSLHCLMFKYVLGGCGPDQFQCRTDRCIPAVWKCDGENDCGDGSDEQDCVKNTCSATEFTCSNQECIPSRWQCDGDPDCNDQSDENSKICQARTCRPDQFSCGEGSICIPATWQCDRDPDCDNGADEANCDAVTCTADEFTCSNGKCITNRWVCDLDDDCGDNSDELSCPPITCAPNEFMCNNSHCIPERWKCDADYDCPDLSDESSDQCTPTPHHSHCSNREFECNNGECIHTSWKCDGGRDCTDGSDESGCPVVTCYETQFTCTNGECIDGIRECDGHADCTDNSDEHVLCPTAPKECNTNDDFRCNNGKCINAAKTCNGQPDCGDGSDEDPSKCNVDECSTNTHNCSNSAICHDLNIGFYCSCSSGFKLNEVNQCIDIDECKQFNPKVCSQECTNLNGGYKCFCKPGYFLEHDSYCRAIGPDPLVIFANRVDLREYDPRKKEYRMIVDHQRSAVALDYDIKNEQVYWTDVNLEQIFRTNINGSGEPEPVITVANTPDGICIDWVYRNMYWTDAGTNTIEVASLEDPSKRAILISENLDEPRAITIDPRVGYMFWSDWGQAAKIERAGMNGQHRVTLIDTDIDWPNGLASDLVQDLLFWVDAKRHTLNSMDYNGQARRIILQSDTILPHPFAITVFEDYVYWTDWQKESIIRANKFNGGNRTTLVERLYSPMDIQIYHPQKQIDGIVNLCEGHNGGCSDLCVAAPKISDGSAKYSCLCPSNSSLTSDLRTCHGSEKNPLTPPPVTTSVPSITTLSNNIDNKVTNKNNNHENEVPNNDALDQGRHTAPSVIISGVVGGLVFIIIVVIIIAFVGWRYLSSKNRRKSMNFDNPVYRKTTEDDQQLFLHHPEKYEHNPGQYLPIKTMA comes from the exons ATGGTTTCTTCATTACGACTGAATGTGCTGTTACTATTTAGTTTACACTgcttaatgtttaaatatgttttag gtgGATGTGGCCCTGACCAATTTCAATGTCGGACAGACAGATGTATACCTGCAGTTTGGAAATGTGATGGTGAAAATGATTGTGGAGATGGATCTGATGAGCAAGATTGTG TTAAAAATACATGCAGTGCGACAGAGTTTACTTGTAGCAATCAGGAATGTATTCCAAGCAGATGGCAATGTGATGGAGACCCTGACTGCAATGACCAGTCTGATGAAAATTCCAAAATATGTC AAGCAAGAACTTGTAGACCAGACCAATTTAGTTGTGGGGAAGGTAGCATTTGTATTCCTGCAACATGGCAATGTGATCGTGACCCAGATTGTGACAATGGTGCCGATGAAGCTAACTGTG atgCTGTAACATGTACTGCTGATGAATTCACCTGTTCAAATGGAAAATGTATCACAAATCGTTGGGTGTGTGACCTAGACGATGATTGTGGTGATAACAGCGATGAACTGTCTTGCCCTCCAATCACATGTGCCCCCAATGAATTCATGTGCAATAACTCCCATTGCATTCCTGAACGATGGAAGTGTGATGCAGACTATGATTGTCCTGACCTGTCTGATGAATCCAGCGACCAATGTACCCCAACGCCACACCACAGCCATTGTTCAAATCGCGAGTTTGAATGTAATAATGGGGAATGCATTCACACAAGTTGGAAATGCGATGGAGGACGTGACTGCACCGACGGTTCTGATGAAAGTGGATGTC CTGTGGTCACCTGTTATGAAACACAGTTTACCTGTACTAATGGAGAATGTATTGATGGAATCCGTGAATGTGATGGACATGCTGATTGCACAGACAATTCAGATGAACATGTTTTATGTCCTACTG CTCCTAAAGAATGCAATACAAATGATGATTTCCGTTGCAACAATGGCAAATGTATAAATGCGGCCAAGACTTGCAATGGTCAGCCAGACTGTGGCGATGGATCAGATGAAGATCCCTCTAAGTGTA atgTTGATGAATGTAGCACAAATACACACAACTGTAGCAACAGTGCCATTTGCCATGACTTAAACATTGGCTTTTACTGTTCCTGCTCTTCTGGTTTTAAGTTGAATGAGGTGAACCAGTGCatagatattgatgaatgtaaGCAATTTAATCCAAAGGTTTGCAGCCAAGAATGCACTAACCTTAATGGTGGCTATAAATGTTTCTGCAAGCCAGGTTATTTTCTTGAACACGATTCATACTGCCGAGCAATCGGTCCTGACCCACTGGTCATCTTTGCAAACCGTGTTGATTTACGTGAATATGACCCGAGAAAGAAGGAATACAGAATGATTGTGGACCATCAGAGAAGTGCCGTTGCTCTTGATTATGACATAAAGAATGAACAAGTTTACTGGACCGACGTGAACCTTGAACAGATCTTCCGTACCAACATCAATGGCAGCGGTGAACCTGAACCTGTTATCACTGTAGCCAACACACCAGATGGCATCTGTATTGACTGGGTATACCGAAATATGTATTGGACAGATGCTGGTACCAACACCATTGAAGTAGCAAGTCTTGAAGATCCCAGCAAACGTGCCATTCTGATTTCTGAAAATCTAGATGAGCCTAGAGCTATCACTATTGACCCAAGAGTAGG GTACATGTTCTGGTCTGATTGGGGACAAGCAGCAAAGATTGAACGAGCAGGAATGAATGGACAACACAGGGTAACTCTTATTGACACAGACATCGACTGGCCGAATGGTCTTGCTTCTGATCTTGTACAAGATCTTCTCTTCTGGGTTGATGCTAAAAGACATACACTAAACAGTATGGACTACAATGGCCAAGCAAGACGCATCATCCTTCAATCCGATACTATTCTACCGCATCCATTTGCAATTACTGTATTTGAAGACTATGTCTACTGGACTGATTGGCAGAAGGAGAGCATTATTAGAGCTAATAAATTCAATGGTGGAAACCGAACGACTCTTGTTGAAAGGCTCTACTCACCAATGGATATCCAGATATATCATCCACAAAAACAAATAGATG gTATTGTTAACTTATGTGAAGGACATAATGGTGGATGTTCTGACCTCTGTGTAGCTGCTCCTAAAATCAGCGATGGTTCGGCTAAATATTCATGTCTTTGTCCTTCTAACTCTTCACTCACATCTGATCTTCGAACATGTCATGGCTCTGAAAAGAATCCATTAACACCACCACCTGTTACCACAAGTGTGCCATCTATTACCACACTGAGCAACAACATTGACAACAAAGTAACCAATAAAAACAACAACCATGAAAATGAGGTGCCCAATAATGATGCATTAGACCAGGGACGACATACAGCTCCATCCGTCATTATAAGTGGAGTGGTTGGCGGTCTGGTTTTCATCATTATAGTTGTCATCATTATAGCTTTTGTAGGGTGGAG GTATTTAAGCTCTAAGAATAGAAGAAAGTCAATGAACTTTGATAATCCAGTATACAGAAAAACAACTGAAGATGATCAACAACTATTTTTACACCATCCAGAAAAATATGAACACAATCCTGGCCAATATTTACCT ATAAAAACAATGGCATAA